A portion of the Cryptomeria japonica chromosome 5, Sugi_1.0, whole genome shotgun sequence genome contains these proteins:
- the LOC131035127 gene encoding pectinesterase 31, giving the protein MAEGEGEGELRQRVLRVGQNGGSGAHYNDVQTAIDAVALHNRQRVIIEIMPGVYKQPLYVPKTKNFITLRGSRREDTILTWDNTATRIDHHQDESLIGSGTFACGSVIVEGSDFIAEGITFENCAPQGSEQAVAIRVTADRCAFYNCRFLGWQGTAYLHHGRQYLRDCYIEGSIDFIFGNATSLLEHCHIHCKSSGWITAQSRRSEDDSTGFVFLRCVITGNGERGYAYLGRPWESFARVLFAYTWMDGSITPLGWHNWDSPEREETACFYEYRCLGPGSDCSQRVKWVKILEDDKIDEYGALSFTDPNPHKTWLTWFTNGM; this is encoded by the exons ATGGCAGAGGGTGAGGGTGAGGGTGAGTTAAGACAGAGAGTGTTAAGAGTGGGTCAGAATGGTGGCAGTGGTGCCCACTATAATGACGTCCAAACAGCTATTGATGCAGTTGCTCTCCATAACAGGCAGCGAGTGATCATTGAGATCATGCCCGGAGTTTATAAGCAGCCTCTCTATGTTCCCAAAACGAAGAACTTCATTACTTTGAGAGGATCTCGCCGTGAAGATACTATCTTGACTTGGGATAATACTGCTACTCGAATCGACCACCAtcag GATGAGAGCCTAATTGGTAGTGGAACTTTTGCCTGCGGAAGTGTGATCGTAGAAGGATCAGACTTCATCGCTGAGGGAATCACATTTGAAAATTGTGCACCCCAG GGATCAGAACAAGCTGTAGCCATTAGGGTGACTGCTGATAGATGTGCTTTCTATAACTGCCGATTTCTTGGGTGGCAG GGCACTGCCTATTTGCACCATGGAAGGCAGTACTTAAGAGACTGCTACATTGAGGGCAGCATAGatttcatttttggcaatgcaacatCATTGCTTGAACACTGTCACATCCACTGCAAGTCCAGTGGCTGGATCACTGCTCAGAGCCGCAGATCTGAGGATGATTCCACTGGATTTGTCTTTCTCAG ATGTGTTATTACTGGTAATGGGGAGAGAGGTTATGCATATTTAGGGCGCCCATGGGAGTCATTTGCAAGAGTTCTGTTTGCATACACATGGATGGATGGCAGCATCACCCCTCTGGGTTGGCATAACTGGGAttcacctgaaagggaagagactGCATGTTTCTATGAGTACAG GTGCTTGGGGCCGGGCAGTGATTGTTCACAGCGAGTAAAGTGGGTCAAGATCTTGGAAGATGACAAAATTGATGAATATGGTGCCCTGAGTTTCACTGATCCAAATCCACACAAAACATGGCTAACATGGTTTACAAATGGAATGTGA